In the Gemmatimonadota bacterium genome, CGCCCGCCGCCGCCGCCGATCCACTCCGGGCGGCCCAGCGTGCCGGCCGGCCCAGCGTGCTTGACTCCTCCGTGACCCGCTCGCATCCATGAATGAGCGATACGTGAGCGCCGAAAGGGCGTTTGGATTTCCTTCTATGGTGCCCCGGGGAGGCTCGTTCGGAATGAAGGTGGAGGAGACGCAGGGCGGCGGCGCCGCCGACGGCGCGCGCCGGAGCACATTGATCCTGCTCCGGCTGGGCGCGGAGCTCACCATCAAGTCGCGCCGCACTCGCTCCCACTTTCAGCAGCGGCTGCTGCGCAACGTACGGGACGCACTGGCGACGACGCGCGAGCCCTACCGGATCCAGGGGGGCTGGGGGCGTGTGTTCCTCGAAGCGTCGTCGCCGCAGGCGCCCGCGCTCCTGGCCCGCGTCTTCGGGATCAGCTCCCTTTCCCCCGTGGAGGCCGTAGTGCCCGCCGAGCAGGACGCCATTGTGGCGGAGGGCGAGGTTCGCTTCCGGGAACGCGTGCGCGGCCGCAGCTTCGCGGTGCGCGCCCGCCGCGCCGGCCGCCACTCCTTCTCCTCGCAGGACATCCAGGTACAGCTCGGCGCCGCGCTCCTGCCCCACGCCGCGCGGGTGGACCTCGATCAGCCGGAAGTGACGGTTTACGTCGAGGTCCGCGACGACAAGGCCTACCTGTTCGGCGAGCGCATCGCCGGCGCGGGCGGGCTGCCGCTGGGCGTCGAGGGGAACGCCGTCGCCCTCCTTTCCGGCGGCTACGACTCCGCAGTGGCCGCGTGGCTCATGCTCAAGCGCGGCATTGCCCTGGACTACGTGTTCTGCAACCTGGGCGGCGACGCCTACGAGCGCGCTGTCGTGCAGGTGGCCAAGGTGCTGGCCGACGAGTGGAGCTACGGCAGCCGGCCGCGCCTGCACGTGGTGGACTTTGGCGAGGTGTTGCAGGAGCTGCGCGCACGCGTGAAGCCGAGTTACTGGCAGGTCGTGCTCAAGCGGCTCATGTACCGGGCCGCCAGCCGCATCGGCGAGGAGCGAGGAGCGGGCGCGATCGTGACGGGCGAGGCGGTGGGGCAGGTATCGTCGCAGACGCTGACCAACCTGGGCGCCATCGAGCCGGCCGCCACGCTCCCCCTGTTCCGACCGCTGCTGGGCTTCGACAAGGAGGAGATCATCGCGCGGGCGCGGCAGGTCGGGACTGCCGCGCTCTCCGAGCAGGTCAAGGAGTACTGCGCCATTGCGCCGGGCAAGCCGGTGACGGCGGCCAGCGCGGAAGCGGTGGGCCGCGAGGAAGCGAAGATGGACGCGGCGGTACTGGACGCTGCGCTCGCCTCCCGCAAGGTGCTGGACCTGCGCGCCCTCACGCCCACTGACCTGGTGGCGCCCTACCTCTTCGCCACCGAGATCCCACGCGGCGCCGTGGTGCTTGACTGCCGGCCGGAGCCGCAATACCGGGCGTGGCACCTGCCGGGCGCCATACGGCAGGAGGAGTGGGAGCTGCTCAAGGGCTTCCGCAAGCTGGACAAGGGCCGCACCTACATCCTCTACTGCGCCCACGGCATCCAGACCGCGTACCTGGCCGAGCGCATGCAGCGTGCGGGGTACGAGGCGTACTCGTTCAAGGGCGGGGTGCGGGGGGTCATGCGGTACTCGCAGGGAGCGCGGGCGCTCCATGGAGAAGGGCAAGGGCCCTAGACTCCTTGCTTCTCCCTCGCTGGTCACCAGCGCAGCACAATTTTCCCGAAGTTCTCGTTCGCCTCCAGCCGCCGGTGCGCCTCGCGCACCTCGCCCATAGGGTAGACGCGGTCGAGCACGGGACGCACACGCCCAGCGGCGAGGAGCGGCAGCACGTGCCGCTCGAGGTCGCGGGCCACGCGGATCTTCTCCTCGAGCGGCCGGGCGCGCAGCGTCGTCCCCACCACCGTGAGCCGCTTGCGCAGCAGGATCCCCAGATCCAGCTCGGCGCGGGCACCGGCGACGAGCCCCACGACGGCCAGGCGGCCGAGCGGCTCCAGCGCCCTCATGTTGCCGGCCAGGTAGTGTCCGCCCACCAGGTCCAGGATCGCGTGCACGCCCGTACCCCCCGTGAGCCGGAGCAGCGCCTCGGCGAAGTCCTGTGCGCCGGCGTCAATGCCGGCCTCGAGCCCCAGTTCCGCGGCCCGCTCCAGCTTCCAGGCGGCGCGCGCCGTGCCGTAGACGGTGGCGCCGGCTGCACGCGCGAGCTGCACCGCCGCGGTCCCCACCCCACTTCCCACCGCGTGGACCAGCAAGCGCTCACCCGGGCGCAGCTCGAGGCGGGTGAAGAGCGCGTCCTGCGCGGTGATGAAGGCCTCGGGAATAGCGGCGGCCTCCTCGAAGGAGAGCTGCTCGGGCACAGGCACCGCCTCCCGCTCCTGCGTGAGCACGGCCTCGGCGTAGGCGCCGCCGGCAACGAGGCCCATCACCCGGTCGCCCGGCTGCCACCGGCGCGCGTCCGGCCCCGCCGCGTCCACCGTGCCGGCGTACTCGAGCCCGGGCACCTCCGCCGGCACGCCCGGCGGCGCCGGGTAGCGCCCCAGCCGCTGCAGCAGGTCCGCCCGGTTGAGGCCCGCTGCGTGCACGCGCACCCGAACCTGGCCGGGTCCGGGCTCCGGCAGCGCGAGCTCGCGCTCTTCCAGGACTTCCGGGCCGCCGGGGGCGGTGATGACGATGGCGCGCATTGGTGGGGGTCGGTCGAGGCGTGATCCTCGAGGTCAGCAGTCGGCAACAGGAACCGGTACGGGCACGGGGTACGGGTACGGGTACGAACGGGACGCTACACCGCTTTGCGGGCCATGAAGTGGTAGAGGAAGGTGAAGAACAGGCCGCCCGCGACAGCCCCGATGATGCCCCCCGGCCGCAGCGGCGCGGGGTTATGAAAGATATAAGCGGACGTGCCCAGCATACCGCCAACGAGCGCGCCGAAGACGCCGAAGATGAAGCTCAAGAGCGCCGTCGTCCCCGCGCCGCGGTAGGTGCGGTACGCGAGGCCTCCCGCCACCAATCCAATGGCGAGCCAGATCAGGAAACCGGTCAGGAAGCTCATAGGGCTCCCGCGCCTCCCCATAGCATGTCTTTGGCGGCTGCGATATAGCGGGGTTTCCCTGATCAGCGCAAGCCAGGCTACGCAGGGCTAGGGCTAGGGCCTAGGGCTGGTAGATCCTGCGGAGTCGCCTCGGCTGGCGGGCGCACGCGGCCGGACGGCCCGCTCTATCTGGACCTGCTCCGTGTAACCCCAGCCCGAGCCCCAGCCCCAACCCCTTCTACACAGCCACGTCGGGCGTGGCGGCCGCCGCCTTGCCAGCGGCGCGCCGCCGGGGGCGGGCCGGCGCCGGGATGCGCAGCGCCAGCAGGCCCGCCACCGCGACCAGTGCGCCGCCGATCCAGAAGGGCGTGCCGATGCCCAGGTGCTGGAATACGAAGCCAGCCCATACTGGCCCGAGCACGCGCCCCAGCCCGCCGACCACCTGGCTGCCGCCCAGGATGGAACCCTGGGAGGCGGCGTCGGTGGCGCGCGAGACCAGGCTGGCCAGCGAGGGGAACAGCGTCCCCGCGCCCAGCGCCCACATGGGCACGGCCACGCCCATCCACCACAGTCCCGGCAGCAGCGGCACGACCAGGAGGCTGGCGGCGAGGGCTGCGATCCCCACCAGAGCCGTGCGCTCCTCGCCCAGCCAGCTCACGAGCGGGCCGAGCAGCACGCCGCGCACCAGCACGGTGACGCCGCCAGCCAGCGTGAAGAGGATCCCCATGTCGGAACCATCGGCGCCGAACACGCGCTCGAGGTAGAGCGCCAGTACGGCGGTCATGGCGGTGAAGGAGGAAATGGAGAGGAAGTAGACGCTGAGGAAGAGGGAGAGCGGGAAGCGCATCATGGTGGCGAGCCAGCCGCGCAGCGTGGCCGCCTCGCCCAGCTCGAGGGCTTGCTCGGGGTGGCGGCTGCGGGATTCCGGCAGCAAGCGGATCGCCGCCAGCCCGTTCGCGGCGCACAGCCCGGCGGCCACGAACCCCGGAATACCCAGCCCCCAGCGGCTGAAGTAGCCGCCAATGGCCGGCCCGAGCATCACGCCCAGGCCGGCGGCCGCGCCGATCCAGCCCATGCCCCGCGCCCGCTCCTCCGCCGTGGTCGTATCCGCAACATAGGCCTGGGCCAGCGCGATCGTGCCGCCCGCGGCGCCGGCCGCCAGGCGGGAAAGGAAGAGCAGCCATAGCGAATTGGCCAGGCCAAAGATCAGGTACGACAGTGCGGAGGCGAAGAGGCTGGCCACGAGCAGGGGGCGGCGGCCGCGCCGGTCCGAGACGCGGCCCCAGACCGGCGTTGCCGCGAGCTGCATGGCGGAGAAGGACGCGACCAGCAGGGTCACTTCCACGGGCGAGGCGCCCAGCGACTCGGCGTAGAAGGGCAGGAGCGGCAGGACAATGCCGAATCCCACCATGTCGACAAGCACTGCAGCGGAGAGCACGCCGAGCGGCGAGTTCTTCACGCCGCACCCGCGCAGGTGTCACGT is a window encoding:
- a CDS encoding MFS transporter; translated protein: MKNSPLGVLSAAVLVDMVGFGIVLPLLPFYAESLGASPVEVTLLVASFSAMQLAATPVWGRVSDRRGRRPLLVASLFASALSYLIFGLANSLWLLFLSRLAAGAAGGTIALAQAYVADTTTAEERARGMGWIGAAAGLGVMLGPAIGGYFSRWGLGIPGFVAAGLCAANGLAAIRLLPESRSRHPEQALELGEAATLRGWLATMMRFPLSLFLSVYFLSISSFTAMTAVLALYLERVFGADGSDMGILFTLAGGVTVLVRGVLLGPLVSWLGEERTALVGIAALAASLLVVPLLPGLWWMGVAVPMWALGAGTLFPSLASLVSRATDAASQGSILGGSQVVGGLGRVLGPVWAGFVFQHLGIGTPFWIGGALVAVAGLLALRIPAPARPRRRAAGKAAAATPDVAV
- the thiI gene encoding tRNA 4-thiouridine(8) synthase ThiI, whose protein sequence is MKVEETQGGGAADGARRSTLILLRLGAELTIKSRRTRSHFQQRLLRNVRDALATTREPYRIQGGWGRVFLEASSPQAPALLARVFGISSLSPVEAVVPAEQDAIVAEGEVRFRERVRGRSFAVRARRAGRHSFSSQDIQVQLGAALLPHAARVDLDQPEVTVYVEVRDDKAYLFGERIAGAGGLPLGVEGNAVALLSGGYDSAVAAWLMLKRGIALDYVFCNLGGDAYERAVVQVAKVLADEWSYGSRPRLHVVDFGEVLQELRARVKPSYWQVVLKRLMYRAASRIGEERGAGAIVTGEAVGQVSSQTLTNLGAIEPAATLPLFRPLLGFDKEEIIARARQVGTAALSEQVKEYCAIAPGKPVTAASAEAVGREEAKMDAAVLDAALASRKVLDLRALTPTDLVAPYLFATEIPRGAVVLDCRPEPQYRAWHLPGAIRQEEWELLKGFRKLDKGRTYILYCAHGIQTAYLAERMQRAGYEAYSFKGGVRGVMRYSQGARALHGEGQGP
- a CDS encoding NAD(P)H-quinone oxidoreductase, whose protein sequence is MRAIVITAPGGPEVLEERELALPEPGPGQVRVRVHAAGLNRADLLQRLGRYPAPPGVPAEVPGLEYAGTVDAAGPDARRWQPGDRVMGLVAGGAYAEAVLTQEREAVPVPEQLSFEEAAAIPEAFITAQDALFTRLELRPGERLLVHAVGSGVGTAAVQLARAAGATVYGTARAAWKLERAAELGLEAGIDAGAQDFAEALLRLTGGTGVHAILDLVGGHYLAGNMRALEPLGRLAVVGLVAGARAELDLGILLRKRLTVVGTTLRARPLEEKIRVARDLERHVLPLLAAGRVRPVLDRVYPMGEVREAHRRLEANENFGKIVLRW